From Amycolatopsis sp. cg9, one genomic window encodes:
- a CDS encoding DinB family protein, giving the protein MFTEDGRPSPDDPRENGPRLGDERATLLEFLRKCRLTLELKCAGLDADAMARRSVEPSTMSLLGLVRHLAEIERATFRGTMAGRVVSRLYCSPEEPDGDFDGAVADERVVAEAWEAWHAEAAFTTAFLAGAASLDVTGEDPDNQHGTGGGAISLREAALELIHEYARHLGHADLLRERIDGRVGQ; this is encoded by the coding sequence ATGTTCACCGAGGACGGCAGGCCCTCGCCCGACGACCCCCGCGAGAACGGGCCGAGACTCGGCGACGAGCGCGCGACGCTGCTCGAGTTCCTGCGCAAGTGCCGCCTCACCCTGGAGCTGAAGTGCGCAGGGCTTGACGCGGACGCCATGGCCCGGCGGTCGGTCGAGCCGTCGACGATGTCACTCCTCGGCCTGGTGCGGCACTTGGCCGAGATCGAGCGGGCCACTTTTCGCGGCACCATGGCGGGGCGAGTTGTGTCTCGGCTTTACTGCTCGCCTGAGGAGCCCGATGGTGACTTCGACGGAGCTGTGGCGGACGAGCGGGTGGTCGCTGAGGCGTGGGAGGCGTGGCACGCGGAGGCTGCGTTCACCACGGCGTTTTTGGCTGGGGCCGCCAGTCTTGACGTCACCGGGGAGGATCCGGACAACCAGCACGGCACTGGCGGCGGGGCGATCTCCTTGCGTGAGGCGGCTTTGGAGTTGATCCATGAGTACGCCCGTCATCTTGGGCATGCGGATTTGCTGCGGGAACGGATCGATGGGCGTGTCGGTCAGTGA
- a CDS encoding DUF222 domain-containing protein, protein MADRLRTLLTVVRSAEAEIGAVLVEIESRGVQELFGYRSTARLLEHLADLPRAAAVRTVARAHALHPSRSLDAAPALAPATGVAALTGGLSTPMIDTIITALTAIPPEHRDTAEADLLAFAADNGHKQVAALGARIMAHLDPDGPEPADTEPATPTRELSLRRKRTGTWELSGRFDDETGTRASALLDALAERRHADDGPDLRSPQERYGDAFSDALDLALDSPELPTQAGERAHVMVAVSLTDLQSGLGTATLGDTGLLSAAEARIHACDCKLIPAVLGSTSEPLDLGRARRLISPGLRRALFLRDRGCAFPGCHRPPRHCQGHHIRHWAEGGPTDLTNLVLLCGHHHRLLHRSGWQVRIATDGHPEFLPPRFLDKRRKPRRNNLHQPLPFAA, encoded by the coding sequence TTGGCCGACCGCCTCCGTACCCTGCTCACTGTTGTTCGGTCTGCTGAGGCGGAGATTGGTGCGGTGCTCGTGGAAATCGAGTCCCGCGGGGTGCAGGAACTGTTCGGATACCGCTCCACCGCCCGATTGCTGGAACACCTCGCCGACCTCCCCCGTGCTGCCGCCGTGCGGACCGTCGCCCGTGCCCACGCCCTGCACCCCAGCCGCTCTCTCGACGCCGCGCCCGCTCTCGCTCCCGCCACCGGTGTCGCCGCCCTCACCGGAGGGCTGAGCACCCCGATGATCGACACCATCATCACCGCCCTCACCGCAATCCCTCCTGAACACCGCGACACCGCCGAAGCAGACCTACTGGCCTTCGCCGCCGACAACGGCCACAAACAAGTCGCCGCCCTCGGCGCCCGGATCATGGCCCACCTCGACCCCGACGGACCCGAGCCTGCGGACACCGAGCCCGCCACCCCCACCCGCGAACTATCGCTGCGCCGCAAACGCACCGGAACCTGGGAACTGTCCGGCCGCTTCGACGACGAGACCGGCACCCGCGCCAGCGCGCTACTCGACGCCCTGGCCGAACGCCGCCACGCCGACGACGGCCCCGACCTGCGTTCCCCGCAGGAACGCTACGGCGACGCGTTCTCCGACGCTCTCGACCTGGCCCTCGACTCCCCAGAGCTGCCGACCCAGGCCGGGGAACGCGCCCACGTCATGGTCGCGGTCTCCCTCACCGACCTACAGTCCGGCCTCGGCACCGCGACCCTCGGCGACACCGGCCTGCTCTCCGCCGCCGAAGCCCGCATCCACGCCTGCGACTGCAAACTCATCCCCGCCGTCCTCGGCAGCACCAGCGAACCCCTCGACCTCGGCCGGGCCCGCCGCCTGATCTCACCCGGGTTGCGCCGGGCACTGTTCCTGCGCGACCGGGGTTGTGCGTTCCCGGGCTGCCACCGCCCACCCCGACATTGCCAAGGTCACCACATCCGGCACTGGGCCGAGGGCGGCCCCACCGACCTGACCAACCTCGTCCTGCTCTGCGGACACCATCACCGGCTGCTGCACCGCTCCGGCTGGCAGGTCCGCATCGCCACCGACGGCCACCCCGAGTTCCTGCCGCCACGGTTCCTGGACAAACGCCGAAAACCCCGGCGCAACAACCTGCATCAGCCGCTGCCATTCGCAGCCTGA
- a CDS encoding methyltransferase domain-containing protein: MRRSRFEALVAEADAVSVDGWDFSWLDGRATEARPSWGYQRLLGERLAGVESALDLETGGGEVLDGCPTLPPLTVATESWPPNVARAAARLRPRGVTVVSTSDFPFAGNVFDLVASRHPVTTPWPEIARVLRPGGTFFSQQVGPASVFELVEFFLGPQPLSARSSRDPSHAVAAASAAGFEVVDLRSESLRTEFFDIGAVVYFLRKVIWMVPGFTVEQYLPKLRELHELIERDGPFVAHTTRFLIEAHLIE; this comes from the coding sequence GTGCGCCGATCGCGGTTCGAGGCGCTGGTGGCCGAAGCCGACGCGGTGTCCGTCGACGGCTGGGACTTCTCGTGGCTCGACGGCCGCGCCACGGAGGCCCGCCCGTCGTGGGGTTACCAGCGCCTGCTGGGCGAACGCCTGGCCGGCGTCGAGTCGGCCCTCGACCTCGAAACCGGCGGCGGCGAAGTCCTCGACGGCTGCCCCACACTGCCACCCCTGACGGTGGCGACCGAGTCGTGGCCCCCGAACGTCGCCCGAGCCGCGGCCCGCCTGCGCCCGCGCGGGGTCACCGTGGTGTCCACATCGGACTTCCCGTTCGCCGGCAACGTGTTCGACCTGGTCGCCAGCCGCCACCCGGTGACGACACCGTGGCCGGAGATCGCCCGCGTCCTGCGCCCGGGCGGCACGTTCTTCTCCCAGCAGGTCGGCCCGGCGAGCGTGTTCGAGCTGGTGGAGTTCTTCCTCGGCCCACAACCACTTTCGGCCCGTTCGAGCCGCGACCCGTCCCACGCGGTCGCGGCGGCGTCGGCGGCGGGGTTCGAGGTCGTCGACCTGCGTTCGGAGTCCCTGCGCACCGAGTTCTTCGACATCGGCGCGGTGGTTTACTTCCTGCGCAAGGTGATCTGGATGGTGCCGGGGTTCACGGTGGAGCAGTACCTGCCGAAGTTGCGGGAGCTGCACGAGCTGATCGAGCGGGACGGACCGTTCGTCGCCCACACGACGCGGTTCCTGATCGAAGCCCACCTGATCGAGTGA
- a CDS encoding glutaredoxin domain-containing protein has translation MSLTVYGASWCPDVKRSCALLDRRGVEYSYVDVEADAAAEARVRELQDGARRIPTIVWDDGTFLVEPSDDELSARL, from the coding sequence GTGAGTTTGACGGTGTACGGCGCTTCCTGGTGCCCGGACGTCAAGCGCAGCTGCGCGCTGCTCGACCGGCGCGGCGTCGAGTACTCCTATGTGGACGTCGAGGCCGACGCGGCCGCCGAGGCCCGCGTCCGCGAGCTGCAGGACGGCGCGCGCCGCATTCCCACGATCGTCTGGGACGACGGCACGTTCCTGGTCGAGCCGTCCGACGACGAGCTGAGCGCGCGGCTGTGA
- a CDS encoding phage holin family protein: protein MTTTAPKGRLLRGGRAVARILLVWAAVTGALRLLDVLLPGFRMTHWWQPTVCALLLGLLAGVVWPLVMRIAYPLAFFTFGLFGFLLLGAGTLAVFKTVPGVEIVGFRTAVLVTVAMAGVGALISSLLAIDEDEIFFRRANRRRRRHGAAPGAADQPPGVVFLQIDGLGFDTVRRAIRDGDMPTFAAWLAEGSHALTPWHTDWSSQTGASVCGILHGSNHDILGFRWYEKDRDHVMACAHPTDAAEIERRHSDGRGLLSGDGASRGNLFSGDADHVSLTMSSIPVLVPKKLLRRHRDRLGAGYYAYFANPVNALRTFVVALADVFREITAAVRQRRAGVVPRVPRGGWYPLARPGTTVIARDVVVSAILGDMLAGRPVVYADFLGYDEVAHHSGIERFDTLSVLRSIDQQIARLHRASRLAPRRYHVVALSDHGQTQGQAFSQRFGETIEAYVGRLCGGSPSALAGNRRQAESWQINAALAEATKSGGLIARRLRARVEDAECAEDRPRTTSGSPGAVTRVAPGVVAVVSGHVAMVSFTEHEGRVELETIEREFPDLLPSLVDHPGVGFLLVRSREFGPVVLGRDGLHRLATGVVIGEDPLLPYGPHAADLIRRVDTFPHCADVMINSRYDPDSDQASPFETHVGSHGGLGGPQQRGFVVYPRSFGFPGEVVGAEALHRVFRGWLTELGHPAPVSPAVSEVVS, encoded by the coding sequence GTGACGACGACCGCGCCGAAGGGCAGGCTGCTGCGCGGCGGCCGCGCCGTCGCCCGGATCCTGCTGGTCTGGGCCGCCGTGACCGGCGCGCTGCGCCTGCTCGACGTCCTCCTGCCCGGCTTCCGGATGACGCACTGGTGGCAGCCGACGGTGTGCGCACTCCTGCTCGGCCTGCTCGCCGGCGTGGTCTGGCCGCTCGTCATGCGGATCGCCTACCCGCTGGCGTTCTTCACCTTCGGCCTCTTCGGGTTCCTGCTGCTCGGCGCGGGCACGCTGGCGGTGTTCAAGACCGTGCCGGGCGTCGAGATCGTCGGCTTCCGGACGGCGGTGCTCGTCACGGTCGCCATGGCCGGCGTCGGAGCCCTGATCTCCAGCCTCCTCGCGATCGACGAGGACGAGATCTTCTTCCGCCGCGCGAACCGCCGCCGCCGTCGACACGGCGCCGCGCCCGGGGCCGCCGACCAGCCGCCGGGCGTGGTCTTCCTGCAGATCGACGGCCTCGGGTTCGACACCGTCCGCCGCGCGATCCGCGACGGCGACATGCCGACGTTCGCCGCGTGGCTCGCCGAGGGCAGCCACGCGCTGACGCCGTGGCACACCGACTGGAGCTCGCAGACCGGCGCGAGCGTCTGTGGCATCCTGCACGGCTCCAACCACGACATCCTCGGCTTCCGCTGGTACGAAAAGGACCGCGACCACGTGATGGCGTGCGCGCACCCGACCGACGCGGCCGAGATCGAGCGGCGCCACTCCGACGGCCGCGGCCTGCTCTCCGGCGACGGCGCGAGCCGCGGCAACCTGTTCTCCGGCGACGCCGACCACGTCAGCCTCACCATGAGCTCGATCCCGGTGCTGGTGCCGAAGAAGCTGCTGCGCCGCCACCGCGACCGGCTCGGCGCGGGCTACTACGCCTACTTCGCGAACCCGGTCAACGCGTTGCGCACGTTCGTCGTCGCGCTGGCCGACGTCTTCCGCGAGATCACCGCCGCGGTCCGCCAGCGCCGCGCCGGGGTCGTGCCGCGGGTCCCGCGCGGCGGCTGGTACCCGCTGGCCCGCCCGGGCACGACGGTGATCGCGCGCGACGTCGTCGTGTCGGCGATCCTCGGCGACATGCTCGCCGGCCGTCCGGTGGTGTACGCGGACTTCCTCGGCTACGACGAGGTCGCGCACCACTCCGGCATCGAGCGCTTCGACACCCTCTCCGTGCTGCGCTCGATCGACCAGCAGATCGCGCGGCTGCACCGGGCTTCGCGGCTCGCCCCGCGCCGTTACCACGTCGTCGCGTTGTCGGACCACGGCCAGACGCAGGGCCAGGCGTTCTCGCAGCGGTTCGGCGAGACGATCGAGGCGTACGTCGGACGGCTGTGCGGCGGTTCGCCGTCCGCTCTCGCCGGCAACCGACGCCAGGCCGAGAGCTGGCAGATCAACGCGGCGCTGGCGGAGGCGACGAAGAGCGGCGGCCTGATCGCGCGCCGGCTGCGGGCCCGCGTCGAGGACGCGGAGTGCGCCGAAGACCGGCCGCGCACGACGTCCGGCTCCCCCGGCGCGGTCACGCGGGTCGCGCCGGGCGTGGTCGCGGTCGTGTCCGGGCACGTCGCGATGGTGTCGTTCACCGAGCACGAAGGCCGCGTCGAGCTGGAGACGATCGAGCGCGAGTTCCCCGACCTGCTGCCGTCGCTGGTGGACCACCCGGGCGTCGGGTTCCTGCTTGTGCGCAGCCGCGAGTTCGGCCCGGTGGTGCTGGGCCGCGACGGCCTGCACCGGCTCGCGACCGGCGTCGTCATCGGCGAGGACCCGCTGCTGCCGTACGGTCCGCACGCGGCGGACCTGATCCGGCGGGTCGACACGTTCCCGCACTGCGCGGACGTCATGATCAACAGCCGCTACGACCCGGACTCGGACCAGGCGTCCCCGTTCGAGACGCACGTGGGCTCGCACGGCGGGCTCGGCGGGCCGCAGCAGCGCGGCTTCGTCGTGTACCCGCGTTCGTTCGGTTTTCCCGGTGAGGTCGTCGGGGCGGAGGCCCTGCACCGGGTGTTCCGGGGGTGGCTCACCGAGCTGGGTCACCCCGCGCCGGTATCCCCCGCTGTTTCGGAGGTCGTTTCGTGA
- a CDS encoding DedA family protein — protein MNWTDPAAIGYPAVFGGVLLGSIIPIVPTGAVVGAAAAVATTTDHLSLPLVIVLSVLGAYLGDVVTFGIPRLGSEAAFRWISRRQPAERLEKARDQFTRRGWQLIVIGRLVPAGRIPVLLAAAALSYPWRRLLPAALVACVLWATAYSLLGILSGGIFDSPLIATLLATVLVLLVTVALNLIARWRRKTKERV, from the coding sequence GTGAACTGGACCGACCCGGCCGCCATCGGGTACCCGGCGGTGTTCGGCGGCGTGCTGCTCGGCTCGATCATCCCGATCGTGCCCACCGGGGCCGTGGTCGGCGCCGCGGCCGCCGTCGCCACCACCACCGACCACCTTTCGCTCCCGCTGGTGATCGTCCTTTCCGTACTCGGGGCGTACCTCGGGGACGTCGTGACGTTCGGGATCCCGCGCCTGGGCAGCGAAGCCGCGTTCCGCTGGATCAGCCGCCGCCAGCCCGCCGAGCGGCTGGAAAAGGCCCGCGACCAGTTCACCCGCCGGGGCTGGCAGCTGATCGTGATCGGCAGGCTCGTCCCGGCCGGCCGGATCCCGGTGCTGCTCGCGGCGGCCGCGCTGAGCTACCCGTGGCGGCGCCTGCTGCCCGCCGCGCTCGTCGCGTGCGTGCTCTGGGCGACCGCGTACAGCCTGCTCGGCATCCTCAGCGGGGGCATCTTCGACTCGCCGCTCATCGCGACGCTGCTCGCCACGGTGCTGGTCCTGCTGGTCACCGTGGCCCTGAACCTGATCGCCCGGTGGCGGCGCAAGACCAAGGAGCGAGTGTGA
- a CDS encoding MBL fold metallo-hydrolase has translation MSGVNLRFLGHSTVRLELGGRVVLTDPVLTARVGGLTRVVPPPSPESYADADLVLLSHLHGDHLHVPSLKLLGRGTRIVVPRGAGSWLAKKGFERVEEIAPGETLTEGGLTVTATEAVHSGHRWGPRLTHGPQSPAIGHLVRTGDTTVYNAGDTDLFAGMADLGPVDVALLPVWGWGPNLGPGHLDPARAAQAAARVRARAAVPVHWGTLAVPGLRRTARMRRLLADPPRVFAAEVRKQGVATDVLFTEPGAEVALPAREDRA, from the coding sequence GTGAGCGGCGTCAACCTGCGTTTCCTCGGCCATTCGACCGTCCGGCTGGAACTCGGTGGCCGGGTCGTGCTGACCGATCCCGTGCTCACCGCCCGCGTCGGCGGGCTCACGCGGGTCGTCCCGCCGCCTTCGCCGGAAAGCTACGCCGACGCCGACCTCGTGCTGCTCTCCCACCTGCACGGCGACCACCTGCACGTGCCCTCCCTCAAGCTGCTCGGGCGGGGCACCCGGATCGTCGTCCCGCGCGGGGCCGGGTCCTGGCTCGCCAAGAAGGGCTTCGAGCGAGTCGAAGAGATCGCGCCCGGCGAGACCCTGACCGAAGGCGGGCTGACCGTCACGGCCACCGAGGCCGTCCACTCCGGGCACCGGTGGGGGCCGCGGCTCACGCACGGGCCGCAGAGCCCCGCGATCGGGCACCTGGTCAGGACCGGGGACACCACGGTCTACAACGCGGGCGACACCGACCTCTTCGCCGGGATGGCGGACCTCGGCCCGGTGGACGTCGCCCTGCTGCCGGTCTGGGGCTGGGGCCCGAACCTCGGGCCCGGCCACCTGGACCCGGCCCGCGCCGCGCAGGCCGCCGCGCGCGTGCGGGCCCGCGCCGCCGTGCCGGTGCACTGGGGCACCCTCGCCGTGCCGGGGCTGCGGCGGACCGCCCGGATGCGGCGGCTGCTCGCCGACCCCCCGCGGGTGTTCGCCGCCGAAGTGCGCAAGCAGGGCGTCGCCACCGACGTCCTGTTCACCGAGCCCGGCGCCGAAGTCGCGCTCCCGGCACGCGAGGACCGCGCGTGA
- a CDS encoding germacradienol/geosmin synthase, whose amino-acid sequence MPEQPFVLPEFYLPHPARLNPHLEGARVHSKAWATRLDMIDVPQHGTVIWTEHDLDSHDYALLCAYTHPDAGAEELDLITDWYVWVFYFDDHFLELYKRTGDIESARTYLGRLELFMPADGEITAKPENPVERGLADLWARTVPHRSTGWRKRFIASTKALLDESLWELANINEGRLANPIEYVEMRRKVGGAPWSANLIEHSVHAEVPDEIAASRPLEVLRDCFADSVHLRNDLFSYQREVQDEGELSNGVLVFEEFLGIPTQRAADAVNDLITSRLHQFEHTAFTEVPALFDEHGVDPAARAATFAYVKGLQDWQAGGHEWHLRSSRYMNEGALAGRGGPELGAAAGLGTSAARVFASVLATAPQRLRAYSHTPFGEVSTPRPSFEVPFPLRLSPHLESCRRRNVDWARRTGFLDGVVWDERKLRAADLPLCAAGLHPDATADELDVTSDWLTWGTYADDYYPAVFGPARDLAAAKAANLRLSACMPLDGSPAPAPLNALESGLADLWARTAPAERLPVRRAVDTMTSSWLWELANQAHNRIPDPIDYIEMRRRTFGSDLTTALARRGAVPAELAGTRPVRTLENSAGDYAALLNDLYSYRKEIRFEGELHNGVLVVRNFLDCAEDRAFAVVGDLARARLAEFRHAADVELPVLLAGRGLAPDALGGFVERLENWMAGIAHWHENVGRYTDTELGHHPRLGQPTGLGTSALRISSLLPAGR is encoded by the coding sequence GTGCCTGAGCAGCCGTTCGTCCTCCCCGAGTTCTACCTCCCCCACCCCGCCCGGCTGAACCCGCACCTCGAAGGCGCGCGGGTGCACAGCAAAGCGTGGGCCACCCGCCTCGACATGATCGACGTGCCGCAGCACGGCACCGTCATCTGGACCGAGCACGACCTCGATTCCCACGACTACGCCCTGCTCTGCGCCTACACTCACCCGGACGCCGGCGCCGAAGAGCTCGACCTGATCACCGACTGGTACGTCTGGGTCTTCTACTTCGACGACCACTTCCTCGAGCTCTACAAGCGCACCGGCGACATCGAAAGCGCGCGCACGTACCTCGGCCGGCTCGAGCTGTTCATGCCCGCGGACGGCGAGATCACCGCGAAGCCGGAGAACCCCGTCGAGCGCGGGCTCGCCGATCTGTGGGCCCGGACCGTGCCGCACCGGTCGACCGGCTGGCGGAAGCGCTTCATCGCGAGCACGAAGGCGCTGCTGGACGAGTCGCTGTGGGAGCTCGCCAACATCAACGAGGGCCGGCTGGCCAACCCGATCGAGTACGTCGAGATGCGGCGGAAGGTCGGCGGCGCACCCTGGTCGGCGAACCTGATCGAGCACTCGGTGCACGCCGAGGTGCCCGACGAGATCGCCGCGTCGCGGCCGCTGGAAGTCCTGCGCGACTGCTTCGCCGACAGCGTCCACCTGCGCAACGACCTCTTCTCCTACCAGCGCGAGGTGCAGGACGAAGGCGAGCTGTCCAACGGCGTGCTCGTGTTCGAGGAGTTCCTCGGCATCCCGACCCAGCGGGCGGCCGACGCGGTCAACGACCTGATCACCTCGCGGCTGCACCAGTTCGAGCACACCGCGTTCACCGAGGTGCCCGCGCTGTTCGACGAGCACGGCGTCGACCCGGCCGCCCGCGCCGCGACGTTCGCTTATGTCAAGGGGCTGCAGGACTGGCAGGCCGGCGGGCACGAGTGGCACCTGCGGTCCAGCCGGTACATGAACGAGGGGGCCCTCGCCGGCCGCGGCGGTCCCGAGCTGGGCGCCGCGGCCGGCCTCGGGACGTCGGCGGCGCGCGTCTTCGCGTCCGTGCTGGCGACCGCGCCGCAACGCCTGCGCGCCTACTCGCACACCCCGTTCGGCGAGGTTTCGACGCCGCGGCCGTCGTTCGAAGTGCCGTTCCCGCTGCGGCTCAGCCCGCACCTGGAGTCCTGCCGCCGCCGCAACGTCGACTGGGCGCGGCGGACGGGCTTCCTCGACGGCGTCGTCTGGGACGAGCGGAAGCTGCGCGCCGCGGACCTGCCGCTGTGCGCGGCGGGCCTCCACCCGGACGCGACGGCGGACGAACTGGACGTCACCAGCGACTGGCTCACCTGGGGCACCTACGCCGACGACTACTACCCGGCGGTGTTCGGCCCGGCCCGCGACCTCGCGGCGGCGAAGGCGGCCAACCTGCGCCTGTCGGCGTGCATGCCGCTGGACGGCTCACCGGCGCCCGCGCCGCTGAACGCGCTGGAGTCGGGGCTGGCCGACCTCTGGGCGCGAACGGCACCGGCCGAGCGGCTCCCGGTGCGGCGCGCGGTCGACACGATGACGTCGAGCTGGCTCTGGGAGCTGGCGAACCAGGCGCACAACCGCATCCCGGACCCGATCGACTACATCGAGATGCGGCGCCGGACCTTCGGCTCGGACCTCACGACGGCCCTCGCGCGCCGGGGCGCCGTACCGGCCGAGCTGGCCGGGACCCGGCCGGTGCGGACGCTCGAAAACAGCGCCGGCGACTACGCCGCCCTGCTGAACGACCTGTACTCCTACCGGAAGGAGATCCGGTTCGAGGGCGAGCTGCACAACGGCGTCCTGGTGGTCCGGAACTTCCTGGACTGCGCCGAGGACCGCGCGTTCGCCGTGGTCGGCGACCTGGCCCGGGCCCGGCTCGCCGAGTTCCGCCACGCGGCGGACGTCGAACTGCCCGTGCTGCTCGCCGGCCGCGGCCTCGCCCCGGACGCCCTCGGCGGGTTCGTCGAGCGCCTCGAGAACTGGATGGCCGGGATCGCGCACTGGCACGAGAACGTCGGCCGGTACACCGACACCGAGCTCGGCCACCACCCCCGGCTCGGGCAGCCGACCGGGCTCGGGACCTCGGCGCTGCGCATCTCGTCCCTGCTCCCCGCGGGCCGCTGA
- a CDS encoding GNAT family N-acetyltransferase encodes MTEETRVTDNPAESRYEVWVGEKLAGMAFYDRRGELTVFTHTEIDDAFAGRGLGKVLAAGALDDVVAAGRTIVPVCPFIAGYLRKNPGYEDHVRWPKG; translated from the coding sequence ATGACCGAGGAAACCCGAGTGACCGACAACCCGGCCGAAAGCCGGTACGAGGTGTGGGTGGGGGAGAAGCTGGCCGGGATGGCGTTCTACGACCGGCGGGGCGAGCTGACGGTGTTCACGCACACGGAGATCGACGACGCGTTCGCCGGGCGCGGGCTGGGGAAGGTGCTGGCGGCGGGCGCGTTGGACGACGTCGTGGCGGCGGGGCGGACGATCGTGCCGGTCTGCCCGTTCATCGCGGGGTACCTGCGGAAGAACCCGGGGTACGAGGACCACGTGCGGTGGCCGAAGGGCTGA